A DNA window from Paenibacillus sp. HWE-109 contains the following coding sequences:
- a CDS encoding phosphatase PAP2 family protein, which translates to MKLNEIVKSQDWTMFGIIASIYLVWRIGVVGNWSKECWILLLVCLLGVRKDQIDVDWRRFFIFGIPLLGVFYYFYGTGNGFWWKIANWMFENNRHPWHWDAYMNAIPLNTGGWARWIATPFLDRAMVWIYNYGFVLSLWICIVRSFWTRSIKKMLSYALSGHMLQFPLILPFYNLILLHEVWYVNKQPDLLHRVFADENSLLVAVMNCFPSMHTSISFAMLLLALREKDRIFKTMMVTYCASIIFSTLYLQIHWLIDVFAGMLFAYGTVKLSDLLIRVGSNRILPAKFKRFYQKSSKTPVNELSA; encoded by the coding sequence GTGAAATTGAACGAGATCGTGAAATCGCAAGATTGGACGATGTTCGGCATTATTGCTTCTATTTATTTGGTTTGGCGGATCGGTGTTGTTGGAAACTGGAGCAAGGAATGCTGGATTCTACTGCTTGTATGTCTGCTTGGTGTCCGCAAAGATCAGATCGATGTGGATTGGAGACGTTTTTTTATCTTTGGTATTCCACTTCTTGGTGTTTTTTATTACTTCTATGGAACGGGCAATGGCTTTTGGTGGAAAATCGCCAATTGGATGTTTGAGAATAATCGTCATCCTTGGCACTGGGATGCGTATATGAATGCTATCCCGCTGAATACGGGAGGGTGGGCAAGATGGATTGCAACACCTTTTCTGGATCGGGCGATGGTATGGATTTATAATTACGGTTTTGTTTTATCGCTGTGGATCTGTATCGTGCGAAGCTTCTGGACACGCAGTATTAAGAAAATGCTCTCTTATGCGTTATCTGGGCATATGCTGCAGTTCCCGTTAATTCTGCCCTTTTACAATTTGATTTTGCTGCACGAGGTTTGGTATGTGAATAAACAACCGGATCTTCTGCATCGTGTATTTGCCGACGAGAATTCCTTGCTTGTTGCTGTGATGAACTGTTTCCCTAGTATGCACACATCCATTTCCTTTGCCATGCTGCTGCTGGCATTAAGGGAGAAGGATCGTATCTTCAAAACGATGATGGTCACGTACTGCGCATCCATTATTTTCTCAACATTGTATTTGCAGATTCATTGGTTGATTGACGTGTTTGCTGGTATGCTGTTCGCTTATGGGACAGTAAAGCTGTCTGATCTATTGATTCGTGTAGGTTCCAATCGGATTCTGCCTGCCAAATTCAAGCGTTTTTATCAAAAGAGTTCGAAAACTCCTGTTAATGAGCTTTCTGCGTAA